Below is a window of Candidatus Kapaibacterium sp. DNA.
CAAAGCAACTCGAGTGGACGGTGTTTACGACAGCGACCCCGAGAAAAACCCAAATGCTGTAAAATTTGACGAAATTACATACCGCGAAGTTATAGAAAAAGACCTTAGAGTCATGGACCACACAGCAATCACACTATGCCACGAAAATCATCTGCCCATGTCAGTCATCAATATCAACCAGCGTGGTAATTTGAAAAGGCTGATTCAGGGCGAATTAATAGGTACATTAGTCAGAGATAAACAATAGAGGTCAAAATGTTTAACCAAGAATTAGTAGAAGAAATTAAAGCCAATATGATTAAATCTGTAGATTTTTTCAAACAACAATTGGCAAAAGTCCGCACAGGCAGAGCATCGTCATCATTGATTGATGGCGTAACTGTTGACTATTACGGCACTCCAACGCCTGTGTCACAAGTGGGTGGCGTATCGGCTCCCGATGCCCGAACCATACTCATTCAGCCATACGACCGCTCAATCATCCAAGATATTGAAAAAGCGATTCGCTCAGCTGACCTCGGATTCAACCCGCAAAACGACGGCACAGTCATTCGTATTCCGGTACCGCCACTGACAGAACAACGCAGAAAAGACTTCGTCAAGATGTGCAAAAAGTACGCCGAAGAAGCTCGTGTAGCAATCCGCAGCGTTCGTCGCGACGGAATTGATGCACTCAAGAAAGCCGAAAAGGACAAAATTGTCACCGAAGACGACCGCAAACGCGGCGAAGAGGAAATTCAAAAACACACCGACGAATACGTCAAAAGTGTTGATGTACTGCTCGAAGTCAAAGAAAAAGAATTGATGGAAGATTAAACTCTTTCGGACAGAAAAAAAAATCGGGGCTGTTTCATAATGATTCAGCTCCTTTGTTTTAAATATGTAAATTGATGATTATTGTTAGAAAATTATACTTCTAAAAATGGAAAAATCGAAAGCAATTGAAACAATCAGCCTGAGTAAAAATTACGGCAAAACAATCGGAATTAAAAATTTGGATTTAACAGTCGAGCGTGGTGAAATCTTCGGATTTATCGGTCCCAATGGTGCAGGCAAATCAACTACAATCAGATTATTATTCAATCTCATTTTCCCCGATTCCGGCACCGGGAAAGTTCTCGGTTATGATATACTCAAACAGTCTAAAGAAATCAAATTCAAAACCGGATATTTGCCTGCCGAAGTAAATTACTACTACAAAATGACTGTGAAAGAACTCCTCGAATACTCCCAAAGATTCTACGGAGTAAATGATAGCAAAAGATTAAATGAACTCGCTGACGATTTGGACCTCAAGACAAATCTGAAAATCAGAGACTTATCATTAGGCAACAAAAAAAAGGTATCATTAATTCAATCACTGCTTCATAAGCCGGAACTATTGATTTTAGACGAACCGACAAGCGGACTTGACCCATTAATCCAATCAAAAGTTTTT
It encodes the following:
- the frr gene encoding ribosome recycling factor; translated protein: MFNQELVEEIKANMIKSVDFFKQQLAKVRTGRASSSLIDGVTVDYYGTPTPVSQVGGVSAPDARTILIQPYDRSIIQDIEKAIRSADLGFNPQNDGTVIRIPVPPLTEQRRKDFVKMCKKYAEEARVAIRSVRRDGIDALKKAEKDKIVTEDDRKRGEEEIQKHTDEYVKSVDVLLEVKEKELMED
- a CDS encoding ABC transporter ATP-binding protein, yielding MEKSKAIETISLSKNYGKTIGIKNLDLTVERGEIFGFIGPNGAGKSTTIRLLFNLIFPDSGTGKVLGYDILKQSKEIKFKTGYLPAEVNYYYKMTVKELLEYSQRFYGVNDSKRLNELADDLDLKTNLKIRDLSLGNKKKVSLIQSLLHKPELLILDEPTSGLDPLIQSKVFELFKKENERGCTIFFSSHVLNDVQKICSRVAIIQKGSIIKLESIDALRKKMLKKISVSLSDNQNINPDLPAIVDFKRVNNHMNFLFNGDMNELISYLANLKIENISIEEPTLEEIFLHYYQNAESGNEL